GGCGCCGGCCAGGACGACCGCCAAGGCGAAGTCCGAGGCCAAGAACGCGCCCGAGCTTGAGCTTGCCGAGGTCCGCACGCTCACCAAGATGGGCAAGTCCAAGGGCAACCTGACTGACGAAGAGATTCAGGGTGCTCTCTCGGACATCGATCTGACCGACGACCAGTTCGAGCGCGTCTACACACACTTCCGCGAGAGTGGTATCGAGGTCATAGATGAGATTGTGGCCGGTGACGTGTCACTGGAAGTAGTGGCGCGCGCCGACACTGCAGACCTACCCAGCGCCGCGGAGCTCGAGGACATCGAGGTTGACGCCGAGGTTGCCGCCGCTGAGGCCGTCACCATCGAGATTCCGAAGGTCGCTCCGGCGAAGACCGCCAAGAAGAAGCCGAAGAAGCGTGAGAACCTCAACGCCGTGGCGCCTTTGACCGGCGATCCGGTCCGCATGTACCTCAAAGAGATCGGCAAGGTGCCGCTGCTCACGGCGGCCCAGGAAGTCGACCTTGCGATGAAGATCGAGGCGGGCCTCGAGGCCGCCGCACGCATTGAGGACGCGGTTGGCTCCAGCCAGTCGCTCGACCGCGCCGAGAAACGGCGCCTGACTCGCATCGAGCAGGTCGGTCTGGACGCCAAGCAGCAGCTGGTCGAGGCCAACTTGCGCCTCGTCGTCTCCATCGCGAAGCGCTACGTCGGTCGCGGGATGCTGTTCCTGGACCTGATCCAAGAGGGTAACCTCGGCCTGATCCGTGCCGTGGAGAAGTTCGAGTACACCAAGGGCTTCAAGTTTTCCACCTACGCGACCTGGTGGATTCGCCAAGCGATCACCCGCGCTATCGCCGACCAGGCGCGCACGATTCGCATCCCGGTCCACATGGTCGAGACCATCAACAAGTTGATCCGCGTCCAGCGCCAGCTGCTTCAAGAACTCGGTCGCGAACCTACTCCGGAAGAGATCGGCGAGAAGATGGAGATGACAGCGGACCGCGTCCGCGAGATCCTCAAGATCTCGCAGGAGCCGGTTTCGCTCGAGACTCCAATCGGCGAGGAAGAGGACAGTCAGCTGGGCGACTTCATCGAGGACGGTGAGGCTGTCGTTCCGCCCGACGCTGC
The DNA window shown above is from Coriobacteriia bacterium and carries:
- the rpoD gene encoding RNA polymerase sigma factor RpoD; the encoded protein is MARKPRAKAPARTTAKAKSEAKNAPELELAEVRTLTKMGKSKGNLTDEEIQGALSDIDLTDDQFERVYTHFRESGIEVIDEIVAGDVSLEVVARADTADLPSAAELEDIEVDAEVAAAEAVTIEIPKVAPAKTAKKKPKKRENLNAVAPLTGDPVRMYLKEIGKVPLLTAAQEVDLAMKIEAGLEAAARIEDAVGSSQSLDRAEKRRLTRIEQVGLDAKQQLVEANLRLVVSIAKRYVGRGMLFLDLIQEGNLGLIRAVEKFEYTKGFKFSTYATWWIRQAITRAIADQARTIRIPVHMVETINKLIRVQRQLLQELGREPTPEEIGEKMEMTADRVREILKISQEPVSLETPIGEEEDSQLGDFIEDGEAVVPPDAASFSMLQEQLSKVLDGLAERERKVIELRFGLVDGHPRTLEEVGREFGVTRERIRQIESKTLCKLRHPSRSSKLKDYLE